The following are from one region of the Balaenoptera acutorostrata chromosome 18, mBalAcu1.1, whole genome shotgun sequence genome:
- the LOC103012494 gene encoding LOW QUALITY PROTEIN: pantothenate kinase 3-like (The sequence of the model RefSeq protein was modified relative to this genomic sequence to represent the inferred CDS: inserted 2 bases in 1 codon) produces the protein MKIKDAKKPSFPWFGMDIGGTLVKRSYFEPIDITAEEEQEVESLKSIWKYLTSNVACGSTGIRDARLELKDLTLFGRRGNLHFIRFPTQDLPAFVQRGREKNFSTLPTVLRATGGGGDKFENGFRTVGNLHLHTLDEADCLVKGLLYTDSGSFNGQAECYYFANASEPERCQKMPFNLADPYPLLVVNTGSGVGILAVYSKDNYKRATGTSLGGGTFLGLCSLLTGCESFEEALEMASKGESTQADKLVRDIYGGDFERFGLSGWAVASSFGNMTYKKKRESVGKEDLARATLVTITNNIGSVARMCAVNEKINRVVFVGNFXRVNSLSMKLLAYVLDYWSKGQLKALFLDHEGCSGAVGALLGLPNFS, from the exons ATGAAGATCAAGGATGCCAAGAAACCCTCTTTCCCATGGTTTGGCATGGACATCGGGGGAACTCTGGTAAAGCGCTCGTATTTTGAACCTATCGATATCACAGCAGAGGAAGAACAAGAAGTTGAGAGCTTAAAAAGTATCTGGAAATATCTGACTTCTAATGTAGCCTGTGGATCCACTGGTATTCGGGATGCACGCCTTGAACTAAAAGATTTAACACTTTTTGGCCGGAGAGGGAACCTGCACTTTATCAGATTTCCAACCCAGGACCTGCCTGCTTTTGtccaaaggggaagagagaaaaacttCTCAACACTACCCACAGTGCTACGTGCTACAGGAGGTGGTGGTGACAAGTTTGAAAACGGTTTTCGCACAGTTGGAAACCTCCACCTGCACACACTGGATGAAGCTGACTGCCTTGTAAAGGGCTTGCTGTACACAGATTCTGGCAGTTTCAATGGACAAGCAGAGTGCTATTATTTTGCTAATGCCTCAGAACCTGAGAGATGCCAAAAGATGCCTTTCAATCTGGCTGATCCCTATCCACTGCTGGTAGTAAACACTGGTTCCGGGGTCGGTATTTTAGCAGTCTATTCCAAAGACAACTATAAACGAGCAACTGGGACAAGCCTTGGAGGGGGTACCTTTCTGGGTTTATGTAGTTTATTGACTGGCTGTGAAAGTTTTGAAGAGGCTCTTGAAATGGCATCCAAAGGTGAGAGCACCCAAGCTGACAAGCTGGTCCGTGATATTTACGGAGGAGATTTTGAAAGATTTGGTCTGTCTGGTTGGGCTGTAGCATCTAGTTTTGGGAATATGACTTATAAGAAGAAGCGAGAATCTGTTGGTAAAGAAGATCTAGCAAGAGCTACGTTAGTTACTATCACCAACAACATTGGTTCTGTGGCACGAATGTGTGCtgttaatgagaaaataaacagagTTGTCTTTGTTGGAAACTT ACGTGTCAATTCTCTCTCGATGAAACTTCTGGCATATGTCCTGGATTACTGGTCAAAAGGTCAACTGAAAGCACTGTTTCTAGACCATGAGGGATGTTCTGGAGCAGTTGGTGCACTTCTTGGGCTGCCAAATTTCAGCTAA